From Symphalangus syndactylus isolate Jambi chromosome X, NHGRI_mSymSyn1-v2.1_pri, whole genome shotgun sequence, the proteins below share one genomic window:
- the RENBP gene encoding N-acylglucosamine 2-epimerase codes for MSKGLRARQDMEKERETLQAWKERVGQELDRVVAFWMEHSHDQEHGGFFTCLGREGQVYDDLKYVWLQGRQVWMYCRLYRTFERFRHAQLLDAAKAGGEFLLRYARVAPPGKKCAFVLTRDGRPVKVQRTIFSECFYTMAMNELWRATGEVQYQTEAVEMMDQIVHWVQEDASGLGRPQLQGAPAAEPMAVPMMLLNLVEQLGEADEELESKYAELGDWCAQRILQHVQRDGQAVLENVSEDGKELSGCLGRQQNPGHALEAGWFLLRHCIRKGDPELRAHVVDKFLLLPFRSGWDPDHGGLFYFQDADDFCPTQLEWAMKLWWPHSEAMIAFLMGYSDSGAPVLLRLFYQVAEYTFRQFRDPEYGEWFGYLSREGKVALSIKGGPFKGCFHVPRCLAMCEEMLGALLSRPAPAPAPAPAPACRGAE; via the exons atgagCAAGGGTCTCCGAGCACGACAG GACatggagaaagagcgagagactCTGCAGGCCTGGAAGGAGCGCGTGGGGCAGGAGCTGGACCGCGTGGTGGCTTTCTGGATGGAGCACTCCCACGACCAGGAGCACGG GGGCTTCTTCACATGCCTTGGCCGCGAGGGGCAGGTGTATGATGACCTGAAGTATGTGTGGCTGCAGGGGAGGCAG GTATGGATGTATTGTCGCCTGTACCGCACTTTCGAGCGCTTCCGCCATGCTCAGCTTCTGGACGCAGCAAAAGCAG GTGGTGAGTTCTTGCTGCGTTATGCCCGGGTGGCACCTCCTGGCAAGAAGTGTGCCTTTGTGCTGACTCGGGACGGCCGCCCGGTCAAGGTGCAACGGACCATCTTCAGCGAGTGTTTCTACACCATGGCCATGAACGAGCTGTGGAGGGCCACAGGGGAAGTGCAGTACCAG ACGGAAGCGGTGGAGATGATGGATCAGATCGTCCACTGGGTGCAGGAGGACGCGTCGGGACTGGGCCGGCCCCAGCTCCAGGGGGCCCCAGCTGCGGAGCCCATGGCGGTGCCCATGATGCTGCTGAACCTGGTGGAGCAGCTCGGGGAGGCAGATGAGGAGCTGGAGAGCAAATACGCAGAGCTGGGGGACTGGTGCGCCCAGAGGATTCTGCAGCATGTGCAG AGGGATGGACAAGCTGTGCTGGAGAATGTGTCAGAGGATGGCAAGGAACTTTCTGGCTGCCTGGGGAGACAGCAGAACCCAG GCCACGCGCTGGAAGCCGGCTGGTTTCTGCTCCGTCATTGCATTCGGAAAGGCGACCCTGAACTTCGAGCCCATGTGGTTGACAAGTTCCTGTTGTTGCCCTTCCGCTCCGGATGGGACCCTGACCACGGAGGCCTCTTTTACTTCCAGGATGCTGATGACTTCTGCCCCACCCAG CTGGAGTGGGCCATGAAGCTCTGGTGGCCACACAGTGAAGCCATGATTGCCTTCCTCATGGGTTACAGCGACAGTGGGGCCCCTGTACTGCTGCGCCTCTTCTACCAAGTGGCTGAGTACACCTTCCGCCAG TTTCGCGATCCCGAGTACGGGGAATGGTTTGGCTACCTGAGCCGAGAGGGCAAGGTGGCCCTCTCCATCAAGGGAGGTCCTTTCAAAG GCTGCTTCCACGTGCCGCGGTGCCTAGCCATGTGCGAGGAGATGCTGGGCGCCCTGCTGagccgccccgcccccgcccccgcccccgcccccgcccctgccTGCCGAGGCGCGGAATAA
- the NAA10 gene encoding N-alpha-acetyltransferase 10 isoform X3, with translation MNIRNARPEDLMNMQHCNLLCLPENYQMKYYFYHGLSWPQLSYIAEDENGKIVGYVLAKMEEDPDDVPHGHITSLAVKRSHRRLGLAQKLMDQASRAMIENFNAKYVSLHVRKRISEVEPKYYADGEDAYAMKRDLTQMADELRRHLELKEKGRHVVLGAIENKVESKGSSPPSSGEACREEKGLAAEDSGGDSKDLSEVSETTESTDVKDSSEASDSAS, from the exons ATGAACATCCGCAATGCGAGG CCAGAGGACCTAATGAACATGCAGCACTGCAACCTTCTCTGCCTGCCCGAGAACTACCAGATGAAATACTACTTCTACCATGGCCTTTCCTGGCCCCAG CTCTCTTACATTGCTGAGGACGAGAATGGGAAGATTGTGGGGTATGTCCTGGCCAAAAT gGAAGAGGACCCAGATGATGTGCCCCATGGACATATCACCTCATTG GCTGTGAAGCGTTCCCACCGGCGCCTCGGTCTGGCTCAGAAACTGATGGACCAGGCCTCTCGAGCCATGATAGAGAACTTCAATGCCAAATACGTCTCCCTGCATGTCAGGAAGAG GATCAGTGAAGTGGAGCCCAAATACTACGCAGATGGGGAGGACGCCTATGCCATGAAGCGAGACCTCACTCAGATGGCCGACGAG CTGAGGCGGCACCTGGAGCTGAAGGAGAAGGGCAGGCACGTGGTGCTGGGTGCCATCGAGAACAAGGTGGAGAGCAAAGGCAGTTCACCTCCGAGCTCAGGAGAGGCCTGTCGCGAGGAGAAGGGCCTGGCTGCCGAGGATAGTGGTGGGGACAGCAAGGACCTCAGCGAGGTCAGCGAGACCACAGAGAGCACAGATGTCAAGGACAGCTCAGAGGCCTCCGACTCAGCCTCCTAG
- the NAA10 gene encoding N-alpha-acetyltransferase 10 isoform X1, whose protein sequence is MNIRNARPEDLMNMQHCNLLCLPENYQMKYYFYHGLSWPQLSYIAEDENGKIVGYVLAKMEEDPDDVPHGHITSLAVKRSHRRLGLAQKLMDQASRAMIENFNAKYVSLHVRKSNRAALHLYSNTLNFQISEVEPKYYADGEDAYAMKRDLTQMADELRRHLELKEKGRHVVLGAIENKVESKGSSPPSSGEACREEKGLAAEDSGGDSKDLSEVSETTESTDVKDSSEASDSAS, encoded by the exons ATGAACATCCGCAATGCGAGG CCAGAGGACCTAATGAACATGCAGCACTGCAACCTTCTCTGCCTGCCCGAGAACTACCAGATGAAATACTACTTCTACCATGGCCTTTCCTGGCCCCAG CTCTCTTACATTGCTGAGGACGAGAATGGGAAGATTGTGGGGTATGTCCTGGCCAAAAT gGAAGAGGACCCAGATGATGTGCCCCATGGACATATCACCTCATTG GCTGTGAAGCGTTCCCACCGGCGCCTCGGTCTGGCTCAGAAACTGATGGACCAGGCCTCTCGAGCCATGATAGAGAACTTCAATGCCAAATACGTCTCCCTGCATGTCAGGAAGAG TAACCGGGCCGCCCTGCACCTCTATTCCAACACCCTCAACTTTCA GATCAGTGAAGTGGAGCCCAAATACTACGCAGATGGGGAGGACGCCTATGCCATGAAGCGAGACCTCACTCAGATGGCCGACGAG CTGAGGCGGCACCTGGAGCTGAAGGAGAAGGGCAGGCACGTGGTGCTGGGTGCCATCGAGAACAAGGTGGAGAGCAAAGGCAGTTCACCTCCGAGCTCAGGAGAGGCCTGTCGCGAGGAGAAGGGCCTGGCTGCCGAGGATAGTGGTGGGGACAGCAAGGACCTCAGCGAGGTCAGCGAGACCACAGAGAGCACAGATGTCAAGGACAGCTCAGAGGCCTCCGACTCAGCCTCCTAG
- the NAA10 gene encoding N-alpha-acetyltransferase 10 isoform X2 → MNIRNARPEDLMNMQHCNLLCLPENYQMKYYFYHGLSWPQLSYIAEDENGKIVGEEDPDDVPHGHITSLAVKRSHRRLGLAQKLMDQASRAMIENFNAKYVSLHVRKSNRAALHLYSNTLNFQISEVEPKYYADGEDAYAMKRDLTQMADELRRHLELKEKGRHVVLGAIENKVESKGSSPPSSGEACREEKGLAAEDSGGDSKDLSEVSETTESTDVKDSSEASDSAS, encoded by the exons ATGAACATCCGCAATGCGAGG CCAGAGGACCTAATGAACATGCAGCACTGCAACCTTCTCTGCCTGCCCGAGAACTACCAGATGAAATACTACTTCTACCATGGCCTTTCCTGGCCCCAG CTCTCTTACATTGCTGAGGACGAGAATGGGAAGATTGTGGG gGAAGAGGACCCAGATGATGTGCCCCATGGACATATCACCTCATTG GCTGTGAAGCGTTCCCACCGGCGCCTCGGTCTGGCTCAGAAACTGATGGACCAGGCCTCTCGAGCCATGATAGAGAACTTCAATGCCAAATACGTCTCCCTGCATGTCAGGAAGAG TAACCGGGCCGCCCTGCACCTCTATTCCAACACCCTCAACTTTCA GATCAGTGAAGTGGAGCCCAAATACTACGCAGATGGGGAGGACGCCTATGCCATGAAGCGAGACCTCACTCAGATGGCCGACGAG CTGAGGCGGCACCTGGAGCTGAAGGAGAAGGGCAGGCACGTGGTGCTGGGTGCCATCGAGAACAAGGTGGAGAGCAAAGGCAGTTCACCTCCGAGCTCAGGAGAGGCCTGTCGCGAGGAGAAGGGCCTGGCTGCCGAGGATAGTGGTGGGGACAGCAAGGACCTCAGCGAGGTCAGCGAGACCACAGAGAGCACAGATGTCAAGGACAGCTCAGAGGCCTCCGACTCAGCCTCCTAG